The genomic stretch TGTTCATCGTGGACGATAAGGGGATTTTACGGCTCGTCATGTACTATCCTCAGGAAGTGGGCCGAAGCGTTGATGAAATTCTCCGTGCCCTGAAGGCCCTCCAGGTCTCGGATGCCCACAAGGTGGCGCTCCCTGAGAACTGGCCGAACAACGAACTCCTCGGGGATAAGGTCATCGTTCCCCCTGCGGGGACGGAAGAACTTGCCAAGGCGCGCCTTGAGGCGGCAAAGCGCGGGGAACTCGAATGCTTCGACTGGTGGTTCTGCTACAGGAAACTGTGAAATGAAGCGGGGTGCCTTTTCAGGGCACCCCGTGTGGATTCTCGACGAAATTCCCAACTATTCGAGAGCTCGTGCCGGAAGGCGTGGTATAATGCCTCCAGGATGAAAGGGTACATCCTGAGGCGGCTCATTCCATTCGTAAAAACGTGAAAGGTTTTGTGCTCCATCCCCTTGACCGGAAGTACTTCCAGAGCGTGTGGCTTGAGTAGAGTTCCCGGGGAGCCCTCCCCTACCTTGGAGAGGGCTCCTCTTGAGAGCTTTGTTTCCACTCTCCTTGCGTGGTTTGGGGATAACGCCCGGAATTTCCCCTGGAGGCGAGAGTACACTCCCTATCGGGTTTGGGTTGCAGAGGTCATGCTTTCCCAAACCCAGGCTCCTCGGGTGGTTCCCTACTACGAGCGTTTCCTGGCCCGCTTTCCGGACGTATTCAGCCTTGCCTCTGCTTCAGAGGAGGAGGTTTTCCTTTTCTGGGAGGGCCTTGGGTATTACCGGAGGGCTCGCGACTTGCACCGCACGGCACGAATCCTCTCGGAACAATTCGCTGGAAAGTTCCCGCGGGACTACCGAACCCTCCGCAGCCTTCCCGGTATCGGGCCGTACATTGCCTCGGCTCTCCTTGCCATCGGGTACAACGAGCCAGTTCTTGCCCTTGAGGCAAACGGCAGGCGGGTGCTCTCCCGGTTCTTTGGCCTTCCGGGGAAACGCATCTCTCAGGAAGTAGCAGCGGCCCTGAGCTCCTCTATCCCCCAGGGAGAGCCTCGTTCCTTCAACCAGGCGCTCATGGACTTTGGAGCAACAGTGTGCACACCGAGATGCCCGAAGTGCCCGTCCTGTCCCCTCAGGGAGCCCTGTGTGTCGAAGGGGCAGGAAATTTCCTTGGAATCTCCAAAGAGAAGAGTCCTCAAGCATCTTGCCATCGCCCTTTGTCAGGTTGAAGGAATGGTACTCCTTGAAAAGAGCGCGGATAGCCTCTTTTCCGGTCTCTTCGTCCTCCCCTCTAAAGAAGGCGATGGGGACCCCAGAGATTGGGTGGCAGGCCTTGGAGAGCGTTACGGCTTTGTGCCCCTGACTCTTGAGTTTTCCGGAGGTTTCGAGCACGCGTACACCCGCTATCGAATCAAGGCGGAGGTTTTCTCGGTAACCGGGAAGGGAAGGGTAAAAGCTGGGACCTGGGTCTCACTTAAAGAACTCGCACGGTACCCTCTCCCTTCCCTCTTTCGGAAAGCCCTCCGGGTGTGTTTCCCCGAGGAATAACTCCTCCGGGATTTGGTTTTCTCCTGGCAAAAAGGAGTGGAAGCGTGGAAAAGGTTGTGCTCTTCGTTTTTCGGGATGAGGAAATGTGTTTCGTTCATGTGCTCCTTTACGCTCTCGATTACGCTGCTTCGGGAAAAACTTTTGGCATTGTCTTCGAAGGGAGAGCTACACGCCTTGTGCCGCTTCTTGCCGGAAAAGACCATCCGCTCCATGAGCTCTACGAGAAGGTGAAGGTTCAGGGTGGCATTGCCGGGGCCTGTCGGGCCTGCTCGGCCAAGATGGGAGTCCTTGAGGACGTCATGCGAGAAGGTATCCCGGTCCTTGACGAGCTGAACGGTCATCCGAGCGTTCGTCGGTTTCTGGAGGCAGGGTACACAATCCTTCTCATGTAGGTAGAGGTGGGAATAGGTGGCTTTTCTCTCTCAGGTTTTCTGGCTTGCGGTGGAACGAAAGGCTCTTGTTCTTGCGAGTCTTCAAGAGCACATTGCCATATCCCTTCTTGCCTGCTCTCTCATTGCACTCTGTGGCATTCCTCTTGGCATTCTCATTGCCCGTTTTCGAGCTATTGCGCCATGGGTTATAGGTGTAACCGGTGTTCTCTACACCATTCCTGCGCTCGCCCTTTTCGGGTTCATGATTCCCTTTCTTGGCATTGGAGTTAGACCAACGCTTTTTGCCCTCTTCATATACGGACTTTTGCCCCTTGTTCGGAATACCTATGTGGGCATTACCGCCGTGGACCCGGCTATTGTGGAGGCAGCAAGGGGTATGGGGAGCACGGAGTGGCAGCTTTTGTGGCGTGTACAGTTTCCCCTGGCGCTCTCGATTATCGTTGCGGGGCTGCGAACGGTAGCAGTTATGACCATCTCGGTGGCTACGATTGCTGCCTTTATCGGTGCAGGGGGTCTTGGAGTACTCATCTTTCGGGGAATCACGTCCTACTACACGGAGCTTGTGGTCCTTGGGAGTCTCCTTGTTGCAGCTCTCGCGGTGGGAGTTGATGGAGTCCTTGGTTTTGTGGAGCGAAAGCTCCTTCGAAGAGTACAAATGTAGGAGGGATAAACCTTGAGAAGACTCATGTTTCTCGGATTTCTTGGCATTGTCCTCGTAGGCAGCGTGGTCTTTGGCCAGGGGTGGTGTATCCGCAGCGAGGCAACAGCCGAGGAGGCTTCGGGAGTAGTCGTGATGAGCAACAAACCCTTTACGGAGTCGTACATTCTTGCTGAAATCATCGTTCAGCTCCTCGAGCACCATACGGACCTTCGTGTAGAGCGGCGCATCATCGAGGGGGGAACGACTTCCATTCTCCATCCTGCCCTGGTGAATGGGGAAATCGACCTCTATCCGGAGTATACCGGAACGGCTTGGCAGGAAGTCCTGAGAAAAGAGAATATCATCCGTGATCCCCTTGAGCTCTACGAAGCGGTGAAGAAGGAGTACCGGGAACGCTTTGGATTGGTCTGGCTTCCCCTTTTCGGTTTCAACAATACCTTTACACTTGCGGTCCGAAGGGAATCCGCAGAAAAGGACAATCTTACAACCTTTTCGGACCTTGCCAGGGTTTCGGAGAAGTACGTCTTTGGGGCAGAACCAGATTTCTTCGAAAGAAAGGACGGGTATGAGAATCTTGTGGCCACCTACGGGTTCCGCTTCCGGGGGGTGAAGCAGATGGCCATTGCCCTGAAGTATCCGGCAATTCTCTCCCGAGAGGTGGATGTCATTAATGCCTTTTCGACCGATGGGCTTTTGCGGAAATTCGATCTCGTCATCCTGCAGGATGACAAGAACTTCTTCCCTTCGTACTTCTGTGCCCCTGTCGTTCGGGGAGAAATCGTAGAGCGTTACCCTGAAGTTGCCGAGGTTCTGGGGCGCCTTGCAGGGCGCATCACCGATGAGGAAATGACCGAGATGAACTATCTTGTCGATGAGGAACGTCGTGATCCAAAGGACGTGGCTCGAGACTTCTTGGAGAGGGAAGGTTTGATCTGATTGGGTACCCCTATCGTTGCCTTTGAGGAGGTAGTGAAGCTCTACCCTGGTGGTGTGCAGGCGCTCAAAGGGGTTTCCTTTTCAGTCAACGAAGGAGATTTCCTGTGTCTCATTGGTCCCTCAGGATGCGGCAAGACAACCCTTTTGAAGCTTGTGAACCGTCTTCTCGAACCCACGTCCGGAAGGATTTGGGTGTACGGGAGGGATGCAAGGGATTGGGACCCTGTAGTGCTCCGTCGACGCATTGGTTACGTCATCCAGCAGATTGGTCTTTTCCCCCACCTCACCGTGGAGGAGAACATCACCTACGTTCTGAGCATCATGGGTGTTCCTAAGGGGGTACGGCGCAAGAGGGCCGAGGAACTCCTCCACATTGTCAACCTCGATCCCTCGTACCTCTTCCGTTTCCCAAGAGAACTCAGTGGCGGGGAACGTCAACGGGTGGGGGTTGCGCGAGCACTGGCAGCAGATCCAGAACTCATCCTTATGGATGAGCCCTTCGGAGCCCTTGACCAGATCACCCGGGAACAGCTCCAGAATGAATTCTTGGAGCTCCACGGAAAACTCAAGAAAACGGTAATCTTTGTAACCCACGATCTCCAAGAAGCAATGAGGTTGGCTACCACGATTGGGGTCATGCGGGAGGGCAAAATGGTGCAAATAGGGGCACCTTATGAGCTCCTTTTCTCACCGCAGGATCCCTTTGTTGAGGATTTCTTGGGAAGGGGAGGGCTCTTCCAGATTCTCCGCATGGTGAAAATTCAGGATGTTCCTCTCCTTGGGCTTCACGAGAAAGAGAATCAAGGAGTACCGCAAATCACGGTGTCCCTTTCGACCTCCCTTGGAGATGCACTACGAAAAATGCTCCTCGGGGGCGAACGTTTCGTTGCGGTCACTGAAGACGGCACAGATCGCTTAGTCGGCGTGCTCTCTTTCGAGGACCTGTGCCGTCTTCTGCACCGTTACTGTACTACGTATGCTTGAATTTCAGGACACCGTACTTCTCCCGGGTCTTGCGGAGAATCTCGGCGTACTCCCTGTTGTAAACGACACACCCTGTGGGTTGCTGGCGAATGAGAAGCTCCATGCAGGCATCGCAAAGGGTGCACCAGTGGACTTCTTTGTCCTTACCCTCTTTGAGCTTCTTCGGCAGGAGGGGATCGGCAAGGGACTGACGGCCTATGGCAATCATGTCCACCACGCCATCGGCAATGTTTTTGTTCCCCCAGTAGAGGAGCGAGCTCTTCTCCCTCTCTACGCCGAGGAAATTATTGTTTCCGTCTCGGAAAATGGAATAGGCTGAGCCCATGGTGACGACTTGAGGTGCAAGGACCTTGCGCGCTTCTTTCTGGAAGTAATGGTGGAGGTAAGCGTAGTCGGGGATTCTTTTGTCCGGGTGAGCTAAGGCAATGGTGAGGGAAGGGTTGCCGGCCGAAACGAGGATGAAATTTGCTCCCCGTTCTTTGAGCCCTTTCAGGAGATCCAGGGGCTCAGAGAGGTCCATGATGGCGGTGTCTGGACCTGCACATCCTTGCCCTCCGGGGATTCCCTCCCACATGGTGACTTTGGAACCGAGGAGGAATTTGGAATCCGGTATTACTTTCCGGATTCGCTCGTAGATTTCAAAAGCAAATCGGCGTCGGTTCTCCCACGGTCCTCCGTACTTTGAGAGGCGATCGTTGTACGGGCGAAGGATCTGGGTTCCGAGGTACCCATGGCAGAGCTTCACGTCCACACCATCTGCCCCTGCGTCGTAGGCGATTTTTGCTCCCTGAACGAACTGGTCGATTATGGCCTCTATGTCCTCATCGCTCAGGAGGTCTCCGCCAAGACCAGGAAGGGGTTTCACGCATACCCTTCGGGAGAACTCGGGATTGCTCAATTCTCCGGCGTGGGTGAGTTGAAAGATGAAAAGAGGCCTGGGGTTTATGCTTTTCATTTCGGCAACGAATTTTTCAAGGGGCTTGGCATTGTGGGGCATGATGCTCAGCTGGTTGAGGCGTGCCCGACTCTCGTAACTCACCGTGATGGCTTCGAGGAATATAACCCCGGCATCTCCCTCGAAGAGCCTGGCGTACCGCCTGTACGTTCGCGGAGAGGGGTTACCGGCCTCATCGGAATCACAGCATTCCATGGCGTTAATGACGAAACGGTTCTCCGCCCTTTTCCCTCCGATGACGATTGAGGTAAAGAGAAGGTTTTCGCTCACGGTGTTCCCTCCCCTTTTGTTTTTCCTGAGGATAGAAAAAGCGCACGAAAAGGGGAACACCAGAAAATTTCTAAGGAATTCCTAAGGGGTTTTCCGGCAATCCTGGGGAGGGAAAAGGAAGCGAACATCAAGACCTTGGAGCTTCTTACGGAGGTTTCCTCGATGAAAGTCTACGGCTTTCTTTGAAATGGACAGGACCTCGGCGATTTCTTTGCTCGTTAAGCCTTGCGCAAGGAGTTGGGCCACTTCCCATTCCCGAGGGGTGAGAGAAGGAAAGTCTATGGAATTCCGTCCTTCAAGGAGGTGGGCAATGGCGTCTCTGAGGATGCCGAGGAGAATTTTCTGGAAGTCATTGGGGAGAGAAGAGGAGAGCATCGCAAAGAGCGGTTCCACATGGGTTGCAAAGAGCTGCCGACTCTTCCTGTGCCGTTCCCTTTCCTGGGCAAGAAGGGTGGCAAGGAGCTCAACTTCTTTCTCCAGGAATTGCACCCGGGTCTGAAGGTGGTTCACCTCTTCTTCAAGATGTTTCCTCTCGGTGATGTCTTCCACGTACTCGATGAAGCCGATGACTCTTTCCCCTTCGCAGAGAGGGAAGACGGTGAGCTTCTGCCATCCCTGAATTTCCCCTTTCGGGCCGTGATAGGGGACGATTCCTGTTGTGGCGCGTTTTGATTTCAGGGCAAGGCGTGCAGGGCAATGGGAGCAGGGGCGATTCCGTCCATGGTAAACCTTGAAGCACTTGATTCCCGGGCGAAACGCCTGGTGGGCATACCAGGTACGCATGGTGGCGTTCATCTCCACCACGCGAAAGGAGGTATCGAGGATGCTCACTCCGTCAGGAGCGCCGTTCCAGACCGCACTGAGCAAGTGCAGGATTTCCACGAAAGGGTTCCCCTCCTCCGGATTTTTTCTTACAATACTGGAAAAGGAAAGGGAAAGCAAGAAGGGGTGAAGCGTGCGCAGCCTCATTGTTGTGGTATCGGTGCACCACGGGAATACCCGAAAAGTCGCCTCTGTGCTTTCTGAGGTCCTTGGGGGTGTGGTGAAGGAGCCGGAGGAGGTTTCTCTTGAAGAGCTCTCTTCCTGCGACCTTGTGGGTTTTGGCTCGGGAATCTACTTTGGGAAGTTCCATCGGCGTCTTTTTGACTTTGTGAGGAACCTGCCACCTTCTCGAGGGAAAAAGGCGTTTGTTTTCTCTACGAGCGGTTTGGGGAGGGAATCGTACAATCGCCCTCTTGAGGAACTCCTTACCCGGCGGGGATTTGTGGTCCTCGGGAGCTTCGCCTGTCGGGGTTTTGATACCTTTGGCCCCTTGAAGCTCTTTGGAGGTATCAATCGGGGAAGGCCAGGAAAAGAGGACCTTGAGAACGCCGTACGCTTTGCGCGGGAGATTCAGACGTACTTGGGGAGGGATAAGGATGCTTGAGGAGCTCAAAAGAGAGGTTTGGGAGGCGAATCTTGAGCTTTTCCGTCAGGGGCTTGTGATCCTCACCTGGGGGA from Candidatus Caldatribacterium sp. encodes the following:
- a CDS encoding A/G-specific adenine glycosylase; translation: MERAPLESFVSTLLAWFGDNARNFPWRREYTPYRVWVAEVMLSQTQAPRVVPYYERFLARFPDVFSLASASEEEVFLFWEGLGYYRRARDLHRTARILSEQFAGKFPRDYRTLRSLPGIGPYIASALLAIGYNEPVLALEANGRRVLSRFFGLPGKRISQEVAAALSSSIPQGEPRSFNQALMDFGATVCTPRCPKCPSCPLREPCVSKGQEISLESPKRRVLKHLAIALCQVEGMVLLEKSADSLFSGLFVLPSKEGDGDPRDWVAGLGERYGFVPLTLEFSGGFEHAYTRYRIKAEVFSVTGKGRVKAGTWVSLKELARYPLPSLFRKALRVCFPEE
- a CDS encoding cytoplasmic protein, which encodes MEKVVLFVFRDEEMCFVHVLLYALDYAASGKTFGIVFEGRATRLVPLLAGKDHPLHELYEKVKVQGGIAGACRACSAKMGVLEDVMREGIPVLDELNGHPSVRRFLEAGYTILLM
- a CDS encoding ABC transporter permease → MAFLSQVFWLAVERKALVLASLQEHIAISLLACSLIALCGIPLGILIARFRAIAPWVIGVTGVLYTIPALALFGFMIPFLGIGVRPTLFALFIYGLLPLVRNTYVGITAVDPAIVEAARGMGSTEWQLLWRVQFPLALSIIVAGLRTVAVMTISVATIAAFIGAGGLGVLIFRGITSYYTELVVLGSLLVAALAVGVDGVLGFVERKLLRRVQM
- a CDS encoding glycine/betaine ABC transporter substrate-binding protein, producing MFLGFLGIVLVGSVVFGQGWCIRSEATAEEASGVVVMSNKPFTESYILAEIIVQLLEHHTDLRVERRIIEGGTTSILHPALVNGEIDLYPEYTGTAWQEVLRKENIIRDPLELYEAVKKEYRERFGLVWLPLFGFNNTFTLAVRRESAEKDNLTTFSDLARVSEKYVFGAEPDFFERKDGYENLVATYGFRFRGVKQMAIALKYPAILSREVDVINAFSTDGLLRKFDLVILQDDKNFFPSYFCAPVVRGEIVERYPEVAEVLGRLAGRITDEEMTEMNYLVDEERRDPKDVARDFLEREGLI
- a CDS encoding ABC transporter ATP-binding protein, which encodes MGTPIVAFEEVVKLYPGGVQALKGVSFSVNEGDFLCLIGPSGCGKTTLLKLVNRLLEPTSGRIWVYGRDARDWDPVVLRRRIGYVIQQIGLFPHLTVEENITYVLSIMGVPKGVRRKRAEELLHIVNLDPSYLFRFPRELSGGERQRVGVARALAADPELILMDEPFGALDQITREQLQNEFLELHGKLKKTVIFVTHDLQEAMRLATTIGVMREGKMVQIGAPYELLFSPQDPFVEDFLGRGGLFQILRMVKIQDVPLLGLHEKENQGVPQITVSLSTSLGDALRKMLLGGERFVAVTEDGTDRLVGVLSFEDLCRLLHRYCTTYA
- a CDS encoding 2,4-dienoyl-CoA reductase encodes the protein MSENLLFTSIVIGGKRAENRFVINAMECCDSDEAGNPSPRTYRRYARLFEGDAGVIFLEAITVSYESRARLNQLSIMPHNAKPLEKFVAEMKSINPRPLFIFQLTHAGELSNPEFSRRVCVKPLPGLGGDLLSDEDIEAIIDQFVQGAKIAYDAGADGVDVKLCHGYLGTQILRPYNDRLSKYGGPWENRRRFAFEIYERIRKVIPDSKFLLGSKVTMWEGIPGGQGCAGPDTAIMDLSEPLDLLKGLKERGANFILVSAGNPSLTIALAHPDKRIPDYAYLHHYFQKEARKVLAPQVVTMGSAYSIFRDGNNNFLGVEREKSSLLYWGNKNIADGVVDMIAIGRQSLADPLLPKKLKEGKDKEVHWCTLCDACMELLIRQQPTGCVVYNREYAEILRKTREKYGVLKFKHT
- a CDS encoding PAS domain-containing protein — translated: MRLRTLHPFLLSLSFSSIVRKNPEEGNPFVEILHLLSAVWNGAPDGVSILDTSFRVVEMNATMRTWYAHQAFRPGIKCFKVYHGRNRPCSHCPARLALKSKRATTGIVPYHGPKGEIQGWQKLTVFPLCEGERVIGFIEYVEDITERKHLEEEVNHLQTRVQFLEKEVELLATLLAQERERHRKSRQLFATHVEPLFAMLSSSLPNDFQKILLGILRDAIAHLLEGRNSIDFPSLTPREWEVAQLLAQGLTSKEIAEVLSISKKAVDFHRGNLRKKLQGLDVRFLFPPQDCRKTP
- a CDS encoding flavodoxin family protein, which encodes MRSLIVVVSVHHGNTRKVASVLSEVLGGVVKEPEEVSLEELSSCDLVGFGSGIYFGKFHRRLFDFVRNLPPSRGKKAFVFSTSGLGRESYNRPLEELLTRRGFVVLGSFACRGFDTFGPLKLFGGINRGRPGKEDLENAVRFAREIQTYLGRDKDA